Proteins from one Microbacterium faecale genomic window:
- the aroC gene encoding chorismate synthase yields the protein MLRVLTAGESHGPELIAIMEGLPAGVPVSIDDIQADLQRRKLGYGRGSRMKFEQDELTLSGGVRHGLSMGSPVAIRVGNTEWPKWTEVMSAEPTELSAMSRGRGAPLTRPRPGHADLVGMQKYGFTESRPILERASARETAARVALGAVARSFLSELGIRLVAHTLSIGPVAVPDDAPLPTPDDVERLDADPLRCFHSATSERMVAEIDDARKSGDTLGGIVEVIAVGLPPGLGSHVHWDRRLDGRLAQALMSIQAIKGVEIGDGFETTRRRGSAAHDELYASADGISRGSDRAGGTEGGMSTGTTLRVRAGMKPIATVPRALDTIDVATGETASAHHQRSDVCAVPASGVVAEAMVAITLASAILEKFGGDSVDETRRNLTAYLDAIPETLRTTGRSMSDE from the coding sequence ATGCTCCGCGTGCTCACCGCCGGCGAATCGCACGGCCCCGAACTCATCGCCATCATGGAGGGACTCCCCGCGGGAGTCCCCGTCTCGATCGACGACATTCAGGCCGACCTGCAGCGCCGAAAGCTCGGCTATGGCCGCGGCTCGCGGATGAAGTTCGAGCAGGACGAGCTCACGCTCTCCGGCGGCGTGCGCCACGGCCTCAGCATGGGCAGCCCCGTCGCGATTCGCGTCGGCAACACCGAATGGCCGAAATGGACCGAGGTGATGAGTGCCGAGCCGACCGAGCTCAGCGCGATGTCGCGCGGTCGGGGAGCGCCGCTGACGCGCCCTCGTCCTGGTCACGCCGACCTCGTCGGCATGCAGAAGTACGGCTTCACGGAATCTCGACCGATCCTCGAGCGCGCCAGCGCGCGCGAGACGGCGGCGCGCGTCGCGCTCGGAGCGGTCGCCCGCTCCTTCCTCTCCGAACTCGGGATCCGGCTCGTCGCGCACACGCTGTCAATCGGCCCCGTCGCGGTTCCTGACGACGCACCTCTTCCCACGCCCGACGACGTCGAGCGCCTCGATGCGGATCCGCTGCGCTGCTTCCACTCGGCTACGAGCGAGCGCATGGTCGCCGAGATCGACGACGCCAGGAAGTCGGGCGACACGCTCGGCGGCATCGTGGAGGTCATTGCCGTGGGCCTGCCGCCGGGGCTGGGCTCGCACGTGCACTGGGACCGTCGCCTCGACGGCCGGCTTGCGCAGGCGCTCATGAGTATCCAGGCCATCAAGGGCGTCGAGATCGGCGACGGCTTCGAGACGACGCGGCGGCGCGGTTCCGCTGCGCACGACGAGCTCTACGCGTCGGCGGACGGGATCTCGCGTGGCTCCGATCGCGCCGGCGGCACCGAGGGCGGTATGTCGACGGGCACGACGCTGCGCGTGCGTGCCGGCATGAAGCCGATCGCGACCGTCCCGCGCGCGCTCGACACGATCGACGTCGCGACGGGCGAGACCGCCAGTGCGCACCACCAGCGCTCGGATGTGTGCGCGGTTCCGGCGTCCGGTGTCGTCGCGGAGGCCATGGTCGCGATCACGCTGGCCAGCGCCATCCTCGAGAAATTCGGAGGCGACTCGGTCGACGAGACGCGCCGCAACCTCACCGCGTACCTCGACGCGATCCCCGAGACGCTTCGGACGACGGGCCGGTCGATGAGCGATGAGTGA
- a CDS encoding shikimate kinase: protein MSDGRASVAFIGPMGSGKTSIARRVAKRLDVPFADTDAMVVAEHGPIADFFSEHGEAAFRRVERDAVVDALTRGGIVALGGGAVVTDETREALAHHHVVLLTVSERTIRSRIRGAKRPLLNAADPIAEWSRIAAERRPIYEALADVTFDTSSGPLRLVVDSAAEWAADRLGIAIDRRDTA from the coding sequence ATGAGTGACGGCCGCGCCTCGGTCGCCTTCATCGGTCCGATGGGATCAGGGAAGACGAGCATCGCGCGGCGGGTCGCGAAACGTCTCGACGTGCCCTTCGCCGACACCGACGCGATGGTCGTCGCCGAGCACGGTCCCATCGCCGACTTCTTCTCTGAGCATGGCGAGGCGGCCTTCCGTCGCGTCGAACGTGATGCGGTCGTCGACGCCCTCACCCGAGGCGGCATCGTCGCGCTCGGCGGGGGAGCGGTCGTCACCGACGAGACTCGCGAGGCGCTCGCGCATCACCACGTGGTGCTCCTCACGGTCTCCGAACGCACCATTCGGTCGCGCATCCGAGGCGCCAAGCGCCCGCTGCTCAACGCCGCCGACCCCATCGCGGAGTGGAGCCGGATCGCCGCCGAACGCCGACCGATCTATGAGGCGCTCGCGGACGTGACTTTCGATACCTCGAGTGGTCCGCTGCGCCTCGTCGTCGACTCCGCCGCGGAGTGGGCGGCTGATCGACTCGGCATCGCCATCGACAGAAGGGACACCGCATGA
- the aroB gene encoding 3-dehydroquinate synthase, translating into MSEKTVIRVEGEPGYDVLVGTGLRHQLRDSLPPEAKKVLIVHQPTLGRIVADIREELLADGDLEVLLAEIPDAEGAKRIEVASFLWGILGQADFTRTDAIVGFGGGAATDLAGFTAATWLRGVAVVQVPTTVLGMVDAAVGGKTGINTTEGKNLVGAFWAPRAVICDLELLEPLPVNELTAGFAEVLKAGFIRYPEILDLVEADRETALDPSSEQFRRCIELAIRMKADVTGADFRESGLREILNYGHTLGHAIEHAERYQWRHGAAISIGMMFAAELSRLAGRLSDDAVDRHRRILTDLGLPTTYRAGAWNQLLASMQRDKKTRAGQLRFIVLDEFGKPAVMQAPDQSLLFAAYQEIAEESTGGIVRTGSR; encoded by the coding sequence ATGAGCGAGAAGACCGTGATCCGCGTCGAAGGAGAGCCCGGCTACGACGTGCTCGTCGGCACGGGACTGCGACACCAACTGCGTGATTCGCTCCCTCCGGAGGCGAAGAAGGTGCTGATCGTCCATCAGCCGACGCTCGGCCGCATCGTCGCGGACATCCGCGAAGAACTCCTCGCCGACGGCGACCTCGAGGTCCTGCTCGCCGAGATCCCCGACGCGGAGGGCGCCAAGCGCATCGAAGTGGCGTCGTTCCTCTGGGGAATCCTCGGACAGGCGGACTTCACCCGCACGGACGCGATCGTGGGCTTCGGCGGGGGAGCGGCGACCGACCTCGCCGGCTTCACGGCCGCGACGTGGCTGCGCGGCGTGGCGGTCGTGCAGGTGCCGACCACCGTGCTCGGCATGGTCGACGCGGCTGTTGGCGGCAAGACGGGCATCAACACAACCGAGGGTAAGAACCTCGTCGGTGCGTTCTGGGCGCCGCGCGCGGTGATCTGCGACCTGGAGCTGCTGGAGCCGCTTCCGGTCAACGAGCTGACCGCCGGATTCGCCGAGGTCTTGAAGGCCGGCTTCATCCGGTACCCCGAGATCCTCGACCTCGTCGAGGCCGACCGCGAGACCGCGCTCGACCCGTCGTCGGAGCAGTTCCGCCGCTGCATCGAGCTCGCGATCCGCATGAAGGCCGATGTGACGGGCGCCGACTTCCGCGAGTCGGGGCTCCGGGAGATCCTGAACTACGGCCACACCCTCGGTCACGCGATCGAGCACGCTGAGCGTTACCAGTGGCGCCACGGGGCGGCCATTTCGATCGGCATGATGTTCGCTGCGGAACTCTCGCGCCTCGCGGGGCGACTGAGTGACGACGCGGTCGATCGGCATCGCCGGATCCTCACCGACCTCGGCCTGCCCACGACGTACCGAGCGGGAGCGTGGAACCAGCTGCTCGCGTCGATGCAGCGCGACAAGAAGACGCGGGCCGGCCAGCTGCGCTTCATCGTGCTGGACGAGTTCGGCAAGCCCGCCGTGATGCAGGCGCCCGACCAGTCACTGTTGTTCGCGGCGTACCAGGAGATCGCCGAGGAGAGCACCGGCGGGATCGTGCGCACCGGATCACGGTAG
- the efp gene encoding elongation factor P — MASTADIRNGVVLSIDGQLWNVVEFQHVKPGKGGAFVRTKLKNVVSGKTVDRTFNAGAKVDIQNVDRRDFQYLYNDGDSFVFMDVEDYDQINVTDAVVGDAARFLLENMQVQIGMHDGQPLYLEMPPSVVVEITYTEPGLQGDRSNAGTKAATVSTGAEIQVPLFLNEGTKVKVDTRTGDYLGRVND, encoded by the coding sequence ATGGCATCGACCGCAGACATCCGCAACGGCGTCGTTCTTTCGATCGACGGACAGCTCTGGAACGTTGTGGAGTTCCAGCACGTCAAGCCGGGCAAGGGCGGTGCGTTCGTGCGCACCAAGCTCAAGAACGTCGTGTCGGGCAAGACCGTCGACAGGACGTTCAACGCCGGTGCGAAGGTCGACATCCAGAACGTCGACCGTCGGGATTTCCAGTACCTCTACAACGACGGCGACAGCTTCGTCTTCATGGACGTCGAGGACTACGACCAGATCAACGTCACCGACGCCGTCGTGGGCGATGCGGCGCGCTTCCTCCTCGAGAATATGCAGGTGCAGATCGGCATGCACGATGGGCAGCCGCTCTACCTCGAGATGCCGCCGTCGGTCGTGGTGGAGATCACCTACACCGAGCCCGGCCTGCAGGGCGACCGGTCGAACGCCGGCACGAAGGCCGCAACGGTCAGCACGGGCGCCGAGATCCAGGTGCCGCTGTTCCTTAACGAGGGCACGAAGGTGAAGGTCGACACCCGCACGGGCGACTACCTCGGCCGCGTGAACGACTGA
- the nusB gene encoding transcription antitermination factor NusB, translated as MSARTKARRRALNILFSADIRGDAISVALDAEAVRAANEPERAASWLYAREIVDGVIDHLDEIDELLTTHSRDWRIERMPAVDRAVLRLSTWELVYNDEIDVAVAIDEAVELVKDLSTDGSGAFVNGVLARIARAS; from the coding sequence GTGAGCGCACGCACCAAGGCGCGCCGCCGCGCGCTGAACATCCTCTTCTCGGCCGACATCCGCGGCGACGCGATCTCGGTCGCGCTGGACGCGGAGGCCGTTCGCGCCGCCAACGAGCCCGAGCGCGCCGCGTCGTGGCTCTACGCGCGCGAGATCGTCGACGGCGTCATCGACCACCTCGACGAGATCGATGAGCTGCTGACGACGCACAGCCGCGACTGGCGCATCGAGAGGATGCCGGCCGTCGACCGCGCCGTGCTGCGACTGTCGACGTGGGAGTTGGTCTACAACGACGAGATCGACGTCGCCGTCGCGATCGATGAGGCAGTCGAACTCGTGAAGGATCTCTCGACGGACGGATCCGGTGCGTTCGTGAACGGCGTGCTGGCGCGCATCGCGCGCGCGAGTTGA
- the pyrR gene encoding bifunctional pyr operon transcriptional regulator/uracil phosphoribosyltransferase PyrR encodes MSTRTVLHEADMARALTRIAHEILESNRGPDGLVLLGIPTRGVPLADRLAALIERFAGQRVPTGQLDVTMYRDDLAQHPTRAPRPTSIPSGGIDRATVVLVDDVLYSGRSIRAALDALGDIGRPATVRLAILVDRGHRELPIRPDFVGKNLPSARSERVNVALTEIDGVDEVTIEGADR; translated from the coding sequence ATGAGCACGAGAACTGTGCTTCATGAAGCCGATATGGCGCGCGCTCTGACGCGCATCGCCCACGAGATCCTCGAATCGAATCGGGGTCCGGACGGCCTCGTCCTTCTCGGCATCCCCACCCGCGGCGTTCCCCTCGCCGACCGGCTGGCGGCGCTCATCGAGCGCTTCGCTGGCCAGCGGGTGCCGACTGGTCAGCTCGACGTGACCATGTACCGCGACGATCTGGCTCAGCACCCGACGCGTGCGCCCCGACCGACCTCGATCCCGAGCGGCGGCATCGATCGCGCGACCGTGGTCCTCGTGGACGACGTGCTCTACTCCGGCCGCTCGATCCGCGCCGCGCTCGACGCCCTCGGCGACATCGGTCGACCTGCGACCGTACGTCTCGCGATCCTCGTCGACCGCGGGCATCGCGAGCTGCCGATCCGGCCCGACTTCGTCGGCAAGAACCTGCCATCGGCGCGCTCCGAGCGCGTGAACGTCGCACTCACCGAGATCGACGGCGTCGACGAGGTCACGATCGAAGGGGCGGACCGATGA
- a CDS encoding aspartate carbamoyltransferase catalytic subunit, whose protein sequence is MRHLLDTRTLSRDAAIRILDVAEDMAATQSRDVKKLPTLRGKTVVNLFFEDSTRTRISFEAAAKRLSADVINFSAKGSSVSKGESLQDTAQTLQAMAADAVVVRHGASGAPRTLATSGWIDAGVVNAGDGTHEHPTQALLDAFTMRRRRHGDAGRGRDLDGYRVAIVGDVLHSRVARSNVWLLDALGADITLVAPPTLVPQDVSRWPARIIYDLDEAVDASPDAIMMLRIQSERMTGSFFPNEREYARQWGLDPVRFARLSGDTIVMHPGPMNRGLEICAEAADSPRATILEQVANGVSVRMAVLYLLLAGELSGPDTKENR, encoded by the coding sequence ATGCGGCACCTCCTCGACACGCGCACGCTGAGCCGTGACGCCGCGATCCGGATCCTCGACGTCGCGGAGGACATGGCCGCCACGCAGTCGCGCGACGTCAAGAAGCTGCCGACGCTGCGCGGCAAGACCGTCGTCAACCTCTTCTTCGAGGATTCGACGCGCACCCGGATCTCGTTTGAGGCCGCAGCGAAGCGGCTGTCCGCCGACGTCATCAACTTCTCCGCGAAGGGCTCGAGCGTCTCGAAGGGCGAGAGCCTGCAGGACACGGCGCAGACGCTCCAGGCCATGGCCGCCGACGCGGTCGTGGTGCGCCACGGTGCGTCCGGCGCGCCGCGGACGCTCGCCACGAGCGGCTGGATCGACGCGGGCGTCGTCAACGCCGGCGACGGCACGCACGAGCATCCGACGCAGGCGCTCCTCGACGCGTTCACGATGCGCCGCCGTCGACACGGCGACGCGGGGCGGGGACGCGATCTCGACGGCTACCGCGTCGCGATTGTCGGCGACGTCCTGCACTCCCGCGTCGCGCGTTCGAACGTGTGGCTGCTTGACGCGCTCGGCGCCGACATCACGCTCGTCGCGCCGCCGACGCTCGTCCCGCAGGACGTCTCGCGCTGGCCCGCCCGCATCATCTACGACCTCGACGAAGCCGTCGACGCCTCGCCGGACGCGATCATGATGCTCCGCATCCAGTCGGAGCGCATGACCGGATCGTTCTTTCCGAACGAGCGCGAGTACGCCCGGCAGTGGGGCCTCGATCCCGTCAGGTTCGCGCGGCTCTCGGGCGATACGATCGTGATGCACCCCGGGCCGATGAATCGCGGTCTCGAGATCTGCGCCGAAGCGGCCGATTCGCCGCGCGCGACGATTCTCGAGCAGGTCGCGAACGGCGTCTCGGTGCGGATGGCTGTGCTGTATCTGCTGCTAGCTGGAGAGCTCTCCGGCCCCGACACGAAGGAGAACCGATGA
- a CDS encoding dihydroorotase, producing MSDVLLIRGAAIEGDQRADILIEGDVIVEVGAGIERAGARVIDADGLIALPALVDMHVHLREPGFEASETVLTGTRAAAAGGFGAVFAMPNTNPVADTAGVVEQEFALGQAAGYATVQPIGAVTVGRQGERLAELGAMAASRAGVRVFSDDGTCVADPLIMRRALEYVKSFGGVIAQHAEDPRLTEGAQMNEGAVSAELGLAGWPAVAEESIIARDVLLAEHVGSRLHVCHLSTAGSVDIIRWAKKRGVDVTAEVTPHHLLLTEELVRGYDATFKVNPPLRREEDVLAVRAGLADGTIDIVATDHAPHTHETKSTEWAAAAHGMVGLESALRVVHETMVSSGQLDWSDVARVMSRTPARIGSLAGHGTPIAAGQPAEITLYDPAPKAEFSTADLRGRSRNSPFTGRVLPGSVRWTIHRGRPTLADGALVDLEVAE from the coding sequence ATGAGCGACGTGCTCTTGATCCGCGGGGCCGCAATCGAAGGCGACCAGCGCGCCGACATCCTCATCGAGGGCGACGTCATCGTCGAGGTCGGCGCGGGGATCGAGCGCGCGGGCGCACGCGTCATCGACGCGGACGGTCTCATCGCCCTCCCGGCGCTCGTCGACATGCACGTGCACCTCCGTGAGCCCGGCTTCGAGGCGAGCGAGACAGTGCTGACGGGCACGCGCGCGGCAGCGGCCGGCGGCTTCGGCGCGGTCTTCGCGATGCCGAACACGAACCCGGTCGCCGACACCGCCGGCGTCGTCGAGCAGGAGTTCGCGCTCGGCCAGGCCGCCGGTTACGCGACGGTGCAGCCCATTGGCGCCGTGACGGTCGGCCGGCAGGGCGAGCGGCTCGCAGAACTCGGCGCCATGGCCGCCTCGCGCGCCGGCGTGCGTGTCTTCAGCGACGACGGCACGTGCGTCGCGGACCCGCTCATCATGCGCCGCGCGCTCGAGTACGTGAAGTCGTTCGGCGGCGTCATCGCGCAGCATGCGGAGGATCCGCGGCTCACCGAGGGCGCGCAGATGAACGAGGGCGCCGTCTCGGCCGAGCTCGGGCTCGCGGGCTGGCCCGCGGTCGCCGAGGAGTCGATCATCGCGCGCGACGTGCTCCTCGCCGAGCATGTCGGCTCTCGCCTGCACGTGTGTCACCTCTCGACCGCCGGGTCCGTCGACATCATCCGATGGGCCAAGAAGCGCGGCGTCGACGTGACCGCCGAGGTGACGCCGCATCACCTGCTCCTGACCGAGGAGCTTGTGCGCGGGTACGACGCGACGTTCAAGGTCAACCCGCCGCTGCGCCGCGAAGAGGACGTCCTCGCCGTGCGCGCGGGCCTCGCCGACGGCACGATCGATATCGTCGCGACCGACCACGCCCCGCACACGCACGAGACGAAGTCGACCGAGTGGGCGGCGGCCGCACACGGGATGGTGGGGCTCGAGAGCGCCCTGCGCGTCGTGCACGAGACGATGGTGTCCTCGGGCCAGCTCGACTGGTCCGACGTCGCGCGCGTGATGTCGCGGACGCCGGCGCGCATCGGTTCCCTCGCGGGCCACGGCACGCCGATCGCCGCGGGACAGCCGGCGGAGATCACGCTGTACGACCCCGCGCCGAAGGCCGAGTTCTCGACCGCCGATCTGCGGGGGCGCAGCAGGAACTCGCCGTTTACCGGTCGCGTGCTCCCGGGCAGCGTTCGCTGGACGATCCACCGAGGCCGCCCCACGCTCGCCGACGGCGCGCTGGTCGACCTCGAGGTGGCCGAATGA
- a CDS encoding PH-like domain-containing protein: MSPAGAVAVMIAVAVIALGLMAWGWVRRSRRDRSVAVPLGDAVGETTFSASALYVATTVHDDPLDRIVARPLAFRARADVTVTTSGLGLALAGEPAVFIPARALVGAGRATWTIDRVVETDGLVLVAWTAGSRTLDTYIRLTDDDPAAFVAAIDDISASTTTGATS, from the coding sequence ATGAGCCCCGCAGGCGCCGTCGCCGTGATGATCGCGGTCGCCGTCATCGCGCTCGGTCTCATGGCGTGGGGCTGGGTCCGTAGGTCGCGACGCGACCGGAGCGTGGCCGTGCCACTCGGCGACGCCGTCGGCGAGACGACGTTCTCCGCATCGGCGCTGTACGTAGCGACCACCGTGCACGACGACCCGCTCGACCGCATCGTCGCCCGCCCTCTCGCGTTCCGGGCGCGCGCCGACGTCACCGTGACGACAAGCGGCCTCGGCCTCGCTCTCGCGGGAGAGCCGGCCGTGTTCATCCCCGCGCGCGCGCTCGTCGGGGCCGGTCGCGCGACGTGGACGATCGACCGCGTGGTCGAGACGGACGGACTCGTGCTCGTCGCGTGGACCGCTGGCTCTCGCACGCTCGACACCTATATCCGGCTCACGGACGACGACCCTGCCGCGTTCGTGGCGGCCATCGACGACATCTCCGCATCGACCACCACAGGAGCGACATCATGA
- the carA gene encoding glutamine-hydrolyzing carbamoyl-phosphate synthase small subunit, whose translation MTPTRSRSPLLDRDPAVLVLEDGSRHEGYAYGARGTTIGEVVFTTGMSGYQETLTDPSYVGQIVLQTAPHIGNTGVNHDDPESRRIWAEGYIVRDPSRMASSWRADGTLDDALERDGIVAIAGLDTRAITRRIRSEGSMRGAIFSGDAASQHADEQLAAVRGSAKMAGRNLSREVSVDTAYITPAVGERIGNLAVLDLGIKQATVDNLARRGFDVHVLPQSSSYEDVQATDPVALFFSNGPGDPAASDTHVELLQRALRDGLPFFGICFGNQLFGRALGLDTYKLPFGHRGVNQPVLDRSTGRVEITSHNHGFAVDAPREGTFDSPAGFGRVEVSHIGLNDEVVEGLRALDIPAFSVQYHPEAAGGPNDANYLFDRFRDLVLDRLSKKGAHA comes from the coding sequence ATGACCCCCACCCGTTCCCGCTCACCGCTCCTCGACCGGGACCCGGCCGTCCTGGTCCTCGAGGACGGCTCGCGTCACGAGGGCTACGCGTACGGCGCCCGCGGCACGACGATCGGCGAGGTCGTCTTCACGACGGGTATGAGCGGCTACCAGGAGACGCTCACGGATCCGTCCTATGTCGGCCAGATCGTGCTGCAGACCGCGCCGCACATCGGCAACACCGGTGTGAACCACGACGACCCGGAATCGCGCCGCATCTGGGCCGAGGGGTACATCGTCCGCGACCCCTCGCGGATGGCCTCGAGCTGGCGCGCGGACGGCACGCTCGACGACGCGCTCGAGCGCGACGGCATCGTGGCGATCGCCGGCCTCGACACCCGGGCGATCACCCGCCGCATCCGGTCCGAGGGCTCCATGCGCGGAGCGATCTTCTCCGGCGACGCGGCGAGCCAGCACGCCGACGAGCAGCTCGCCGCCGTGCGCGGATCCGCCAAGATGGCCGGGCGCAACCTCTCCCGCGAGGTCTCGGTGGACACGGCCTACATCACGCCGGCTGTCGGGGAGCGGATCGGGAACCTCGCGGTGCTCGATCTCGGCATCAAACAGGCGACGGTCGACAACCTCGCGCGACGCGGGTTCGACGTCCACGTGCTCCCGCAGTCGTCGTCCTATGAGGACGTGCAGGCGACGGACCCGGTCGCGCTGTTCTTCTCGAACGGCCCCGGCGACCCCGCCGCCTCCGACACCCACGTCGAGCTGTTGCAGCGGGCGCTGCGCGACGGGCTGCCGTTCTTCGGCATCTGCTTCGGCAACCAGCTGTTCGGTCGAGCGCTGGGCCTTGACACGTACAAGCTCCCGTTCGGTCATCGCGGGGTCAACCAGCCCGTGCTCGACCGATCGACAGGCCGCGTCGAGATCACCTCGCACAACCACGGCTTCGCCGTGGACGCGCCGCGCGAGGGAACCTTCGACAGCCCGGCGGGCTTCGGACGCGTCGAGGTGAGCCACATCGGCCTCAACGACGAGGTCGTCGAGGGACTCCGTGCCCTCGACATCCCCGCGTTCTCGGTGCAGTACCATCCCGAGGCCGCCGGCGGTCCGAACGACGCCAACTACCTCTTCGATCGCTTCCGCGATCTCGTCCTCGACCGCCTCAGCAAGAAGGGCGCACATGCCTAA